The following are encoded in a window of Sinorhizobium sojae CCBAU 05684 genomic DNA:
- a CDS encoding YeeE/YedE family protein produces the protein MNRNAVYRVAAALASGVIFGLGLSISGMLNPARVRGFLDITRDWDPTLAFVLGGAVIVSAAGLALVRRMPRPLLDDRFYLPETRVIDRRLIVGSAIFGVGWGMVGLCPGPALASLSLGLPATVLFVAAMFAGMAAHDRLQGARPWQRV, from the coding sequence ATGAACAGGAACGCAGTCTATCGCGTTGCCGCGGCCCTCGCCTCGGGCGTGATTTTCGGTCTCGGTCTTTCGATTTCGGGAATGCTGAACCCGGCCCGCGTGCGCGGCTTTCTCGACATAACCCGCGACTGGGATCCGACGCTCGCCTTCGTGCTCGGGGGCGCCGTGATCGTATCGGCGGCCGGCCTGGCGCTGGTGCGCCGTATGCCAAGGCCGCTTCTCGATGATCGGTTCTACCTGCCGGAGACGCGGGTGATCGACCGGCGACTCATCGTCGGCTCGGCGATCTTCGGCGTCGGCTGGGGCATGGTCGGGCTCTGCCCGGGGCCGGCATTGGCATCGCTGTCGCTCGGTCTTCCGGCGACGGTCCTCTTCGTCGCAGCAATGTTCGCCGGAATGGCAGCGCATGATCGTCTGCAGGGAGCGCGGCCGTGGCAGCGGGTATGA
- a CDS encoding dihydrofolate reductase family protein has protein sequence MPKVIVSGLSVSIDGFAAGPQQSLHDPLGIRGLELHEWFFENKQNPAMTGATAISAQVDERVAQRAMDGFGSFVLGRNMFGPNRGEWGDDSWKGWWGDDPPWRAPTFILTHFPRPPIEMEGGTTFYFVTTGIFEALERAKKAAGAKNVKIGGGVSTVRQYVKAGLVDELQLSISPTFLGQGESLFPGLDFPALGFSIVERAIGAHAMHITLSKNC, from the coding sequence ATGCCCAAGGTGATCGTTTCGGGACTTTCTGTTTCGATAGACGGGTTTGCTGCCGGTCCGCAACAAAGCCTTCATGACCCGCTCGGGATCAGGGGGCTCGAACTGCATGAATGGTTCTTCGAAAACAAGCAAAACCCGGCCATGACTGGGGCGACGGCCATTTCTGCACAAGTAGATGAGCGCGTTGCGCAAAGGGCAATGGATGGATTCGGTTCGTTTGTTCTGGGGAGGAACATGTTCGGTCCGAACCGGGGAGAATGGGGTGATGACAGCTGGAAGGGGTGGTGGGGTGACGATCCACCCTGGCGCGCGCCGACCTTCATCCTCACACACTTCCCGCGCCCTCCGATCGAAATGGAAGGCGGCACCACGTTCTATTTTGTCACCACCGGAATATTCGAAGCCCTGGAACGAGCGAAAAAGGCCGCTGGAGCAAAGAATGTAAAAATCGGGGGCGGGGTCTCAACGGTTCGCCAGTATGTAAAGGCCGGTCTGGTTGACGAACTACAGCTTTCAATCTCGCCTACTTTCCTTGGGCAAGGTGAATCCTTGTTTCCAGGACTAGATTTTCCCGCGCTAGGATTCTCGATCGTCGAACGGGCAATTGGAGCCCATGCAATGCATATAACTCTTTCAAAGAACTGTTGA
- a CDS encoding sulfite exporter TauE/SafE family protein — translation MPPITELMMFALALAAAGVVAGVLAGLFGIGGGAILVPVFYQVFGLLGVDDAVRMHLSVGTSLAIIVPTSVRSFLSHYRRGVVDIDLLRNWLVAVPLGAILATVIAAYVSSETLRLIFAVIALAIAFRMIFNRASWRIGADLPNNPVKWLVGVAIGVLSGLMGVGGGVLNNTFMTLYSRPIHQAVATSSGVGVLISIPGLFGYVWAGWGEAGLPPLSTGFINWIAVGLIIPITLLVAPVGVALAHAMGRRQLEAGFGIFMTLIAFRFFYSLYG, via the coding sequence ATGCCGCCGATTACGGAACTGATGATGTTCGCGCTGGCGCTGGCTGCGGCCGGCGTGGTTGCGGGTGTATTGGCCGGCCTGTTCGGCATCGGCGGCGGCGCGATCCTGGTGCCGGTCTTCTATCAGGTCTTCGGCCTTCTCGGCGTCGACGATGCAGTGAGGATGCATCTGTCCGTCGGCACGTCGCTCGCGATTATCGTGCCGACATCGGTGCGTTCCTTCCTGTCGCACTACCGGCGCGGGGTCGTCGACATCGATCTCTTGCGCAACTGGCTCGTCGCCGTGCCACTCGGCGCCATTCTCGCCACCGTGATAGCAGCCTATGTCAGCAGCGAAACGCTGCGGCTGATCTTTGCGGTGATCGCCCTTGCCATCGCCTTCCGGATGATCTTCAACCGGGCAAGCTGGCGCATCGGCGCGGATCTTCCGAATAATCCGGTCAAATGGCTGGTCGGCGTGGCGATCGGTGTTCTCTCCGGCCTTATGGGGGTCGGCGGCGGGGTGCTGAACAACACCTTCATGACCCTCTACAGCCGGCCGATCCACCAGGCGGTCGCGACTTCTTCCGGGGTCGGCGTACTGATCTCGATCCCGGGCCTGTTCGGCTATGTCTGGGCCGGTTGGGGCGAGGCGGGTCTGCCGCCGCTTTCGACGGGTTTCATCAATTGGATTGCCGTGGGGCTGATCATCCCGATCACGCTCCTGGTCGCGCCGGTTGGGGTGGCACTCGCCCATGCCATGGGCCGGCGCCAACTCGAGGCCGGCTTCGGCATCTTCATGACGCTGATCGCGTTCCGGTTCTTCTATAGCCTCTATGGCTGA
- a CDS encoding adenosylcobinamide-GDP ribazoletransferase: MTRLGDLCDDLARALAFLSRVPMPNRHFVGHDGRLGRAVRTFPLAGMLIALPAALVAAVLVLLQANALFAAFLLVGVQVLVTGALHEDGLGDTADGLGGGRDRESALAIMKDSRVGTYGAVALILSFGLRVSALASFLPLLSPSGAALALLGTAALSRTAMVWHWSRLPPARRDGVAASAGIPEAQATAMALGSGPVFALPMYFAAGIPFLAVLLALAAFALVVPAFGRIVARKLGGHTGDTIGATQQLAEIVLLGALALAI; the protein is encoded by the coding sequence ATGACCAGACTTGGCGACCTTTGCGACGACTTGGCACGAGCATTGGCCTTCTTGAGCCGTGTGCCGATGCCGAACCGCCATTTCGTCGGGCACGACGGCCGGCTGGGCCGCGCTGTGAGAACCTTCCCGCTTGCCGGAATGCTGATCGCCCTCCCTGCTGCCCTTGTCGCAGCAGTGCTGGTATTGCTGCAGGCAAACGCCCTCTTTGCGGCGTTCCTCCTCGTCGGCGTTCAGGTGCTCGTCACCGGGGCGCTGCATGAGGACGGGCTTGGAGATACGGCCGATGGCCTCGGCGGCGGCCGCGATCGGGAAAGCGCATTGGCGATCATGAAGGACAGTCGGGTCGGCACCTATGGCGCGGTGGCGCTCATCCTCTCCTTCGGCCTTCGCGTCTCGGCGCTTGCCTCCTTCCTGCCGCTGCTGTCGCCCAGCGGGGCGGCGCTTGCGCTCCTCGGCACCGCCGCGCTCAGCCGCACGGCCATGGTCTGGCACTGGTCGCGCCTGCCGCCCGCGCGACGCGACGGCGTTGCCGCCTCGGCCGGCATTCCCGAAGCGCAGGCAACAGCAATGGCGCTCGGCTCCGGACCGGTTTTCGCTCTTCCGATGTATTTCGCAGCCGGCATTCCGTTCTTGGCGGTACTGCTTGCGCTTGCCGCTTTCGCCCTCGTCGTGCCCGCCTTCGGCAGGATCGTGGCGCGCAAGCTCGGCGGCCATACCGGCGACACGATCGGCGCCACCCAGCAATTGGCGGAGATCGTTCTTCTCGGCGCTCTTGCGCTGGCGATCTGA
- a CDS encoding retropepsin-like aspartic protease family protein: MNRLTLLLAILAIGLALLIFNHDSGQTLGMNNDDFGRLVALAALATLLSAAVLRGRQHFGEAMRLIAIWILIILALVSAYVYRFELQSFGDRVLSGLIPGRTMVVTDSEDQVEVVLQKRIDGHFQADTTVNGEPVNMIVDTGASSIALTYRDAERIGLDPENLAYTVTVMTANGPARAAPVVLSEVAIGPIVRRNVRAMVASEGRLDRSLLGMSFLSSLDFLQMRSDELRLRD, translated from the coding sequence ATGAACCGTCTGACACTTCTGCTGGCCATCCTGGCCATCGGCCTCGCCCTCCTGATCTTCAATCACGATAGCGGCCAGACGCTTGGCATGAACAATGACGACTTCGGCCGGCTTGTTGCCTTGGCGGCTCTGGCGACGCTGCTCAGCGCCGCCGTGCTGCGCGGCCGGCAGCACTTCGGCGAGGCGATGCGCCTGATAGCCATCTGGATCCTCATCATCCTGGCGCTCGTCTCGGCCTATGTCTACCGCTTCGAGCTGCAGTCCTTCGGCGATCGGGTTCTGTCCGGCCTGATCCCCGGCCGGACCATGGTGGTCACGGACAGCGAGGACCAGGTTGAAGTCGTTCTCCAGAAGCGCATCGACGGCCATTTCCAGGCCGACACGACGGTCAACGGCGAACCCGTCAACATGATCGTCGACACCGGTGCAAGCAGCATCGCGCTCACCTACCGGGACGCCGAAAGGATCGGCCTCGATCCGGAAAATCTCGCCTATACGGTCACGGTGATGACGGCGAACGGACCTGCGCGTGCCGCCCCGGTGGTTCTGTCGGAAGTCGCGATCGGCCCGATCGTGCGAAGGAATGTCCGCGCCATGGTGGCGTCCGAGGGCAGGCTCGACCGCAGCCTGCTCGGCATGAGCTTCCTCTCCAGTCTCGACTTCCTGCAAATGCGAAGTGACGAGTTGCGGCTGAGGGACTGA
- a CDS encoding Crp/Fnr family transcriptional regulator — protein MALSFPSPTRNQLLAMLPAGDYSQIASDLEYVDLPRGTLLAKAGEPIDHIYYLTSGIGSLVATTPEGNKAEAGIFGSEGYVPTSAATGVELSMHDVIMQIGGDAYRMDFASFRRGIEHNRNFNRVMIRSIEAFSIQLTYTAISNAVHGVDERLARWILMCHDRVPGDQIPLTHEFISLMLAVRRPSVTTSLHILEGNGFIRSLRGQIIIRNRPALEEFARDAYGKPEAEYRRLMTGLF, from the coding sequence ATGGCTCTGTCTTTCCCGAGCCCAACGCGCAATCAGCTGTTGGCAATGCTTCCCGCGGGCGACTACAGCCAGATCGCATCCGATCTCGAATATGTCGATCTGCCGCGCGGAACGCTTCTGGCAAAGGCGGGTGAACCCATCGATCATATCTACTATCTCACTTCCGGAATTGGCTCGCTTGTTGCCACCACGCCCGAGGGCAACAAGGCCGAGGCCGGCATCTTCGGCAGCGAAGGATATGTTCCGACCTCCGCTGCCACAGGCGTGGAGCTCAGCATGCATGATGTGATCATGCAAATTGGAGGGGATGCCTACAGGATGGATTTCGCATCGTTCCGCCGGGGAATAGAGCACAACAGGAACTTCAATCGTGTGATGATCCGGTCCATTGAGGCCTTCTCGATCCAGCTCACTTACACGGCGATCTCAAACGCGGTGCATGGAGTCGATGAGAGGCTCGCCCGCTGGATACTCATGTGCCACGACCGGGTGCCCGGCGACCAGATCCCGCTCACGCACGAATTCATCTCGCTGATGCTGGCGGTCCGCCGCCCGAGTGTCACGACATCATTGCACATTCTTGAGGGAAACGGCTTCATTCGCTCTTTGCGGGGGCAAATCATCATCCGGAACCGTCCGGCCCTCGAAGAATTCGCACGGGACGCCTACGGCAAGCCGGAAGCGGAATACCGGCGGCTCATGACCGGGCTCTTCTAA
- a CDS encoding ABC transporter permease, with protein MNFEAVKSIYFFEMARTRRTLLQSVVSPVISTSLYFIVFGAAIGERIQQIDGVSYGAFITPGLMMLTLLTQCVGNGSFGIYFPKFTGTIYEVLSSPISMIEIVLGYVGAAATKGLMIGTIILATASLFVDLSIAHPFAMLFFFVLTAITFSLFGFIIGIWAKDFEQLNLIPMLVVPPLVFLGGSFYSIDMLPPFWQAVSHLNPVLYLISGFRWSFFEVSDVSPLASAAIILTFLALCLSVLTWIFRTGYRLRS; from the coding sequence ATGAATTTCGAGGCGGTCAAGTCCATCTATTTCTTCGAGATGGCGCGAACGCGCCGCACGCTGCTGCAGAGCGTGGTGTCGCCGGTCATTTCCACATCGCTCTATTTCATCGTCTTCGGTGCCGCGATCGGGGAACGGATCCAGCAGATCGACGGCGTCTCCTACGGGGCCTTCATCACGCCCGGCCTGATGATGCTGACGCTCCTCACTCAATGCGTCGGCAACGGTTCCTTCGGCATCTATTTCCCCAAATTCACCGGCACGATCTACGAGGTCCTGTCCTCGCCGATCTCCATGATCGAAATCGTGCTCGGTTATGTCGGAGCGGCGGCTACCAAGGGGCTGATGATCGGCACGATCATTCTTGCGACTGCATCCCTCTTCGTCGACCTCAGTATCGCCCATCCGTTCGCCATGCTGTTTTTCTTCGTGCTGACGGCGATAACCTTCAGCCTCTTCGGCTTCATCATCGGCATCTGGGCGAAGGATTTCGAGCAGTTGAACCTCATCCCGATGCTGGTCGTGCCGCCGCTCGTCTTTCTCGGCGGCAGCTTCTACTCGATCGACATGCTGCCGCCCTTCTGGCAGGCCGTCAGCCACTTGAACCCGGTGCTCTACCTCATCAGTGGCTTCCGCTGGAGCTTTTTCGAAGTCTCCGACGTCAGCCCGCTCGCGAGCGCGGCGATCATTCTCACGTTCCTGGCGCTTTGCCTATCGGTTCTGACCTGGATCTTCCGGACGGGCTACAGGCTCAGGAGTTGA
- a CDS encoding DUF1289 domain-containing protein, which translates to MESPCILVCAIDDRTGYCFGCGRTRDEIGSWTLYTDAERHGIMQTLPARLETVERKPRRETRRSRLARERNGA; encoded by the coding sequence ATGGAATCTCCCTGCATTCTCGTCTGCGCAATCGACGACAGAACCGGCTACTGCTTCGGCTGCGGACGCACGCGCGACGAAATCGGCTCCTGGACGCTCTATACCGACGCCGAGCGGCACGGCATCATGCAGACGCTCCCGGCGCGACTGGAAACCGTGGAGCGCAAGCCGCGGCGCGAAACGCGCCGCTCGCGGCTGGCGCGGGAACGAAACGGCGCATGA
- a CDS encoding YeeE/YedE family protein produces MATYASGLLGGMLIGLSAVVLVLANGRVAGVSGIAGRLLQGVQTATGTAFVIGLSLGPVLYRLVLGEWPPVVLAASWPIVVAGGLLVGYGSRMGSGCTSGHGVVGLARLSRRSMAAVGTFMATAVATVYLMGFFQ; encoded by the coding sequence ATGGCGACCTATGCCAGCGGATTGCTGGGTGGAATGTTGATCGGACTCTCGGCCGTGGTTCTCGTTCTGGCAAACGGCCGGGTTGCGGGCGTCAGCGGCATTGCCGGACGTCTGTTGCAGGGTGTGCAGACGGCGACCGGCACCGCCTTTGTCATCGGATTGAGCCTGGGGCCGGTTCTCTACCGCCTGGTCCTCGGCGAGTGGCCCCCGGTCGTACTGGCGGCGTCCTGGCCGATCGTCGTCGCGGGCGGGTTGCTGGTCGGCTACGGATCGCGCATGGGCTCCGGCTGCACCAGCGGCCACGGCGTCGTCGGTCTCGCCCGGCTTTCGCGCCGGTCCATGGCGGCGGTCGGCACCTTCATGGCCACGGCAGTCGCAACGGTCTACCTGATGGGGTTTTTCCAATGA
- the bigR gene encoding sulfite-sensing transcriptional repressor BigR: protein MARVMKIPDIPPDMGERAGEAATLLKTLANHNRLMIVCTLVEGEYSVSQLEEMLGIHQPTLSQQLTVLREAGFVATRRDAKHVFYRLTDDKAARLVMALYDIFCGEDRK, encoded by the coding sequence ATGGCACGTGTGATGAAGATCCCGGATATCCCTCCGGACATGGGCGAGCGGGCAGGCGAGGCGGCGACGCTCCTGAAGACGCTCGCCAACCACAATCGGCTGATGATCGTCTGCACGCTGGTGGAAGGCGAGTATTCGGTCAGCCAACTGGAAGAGATGCTCGGCATTCATCAGCCGACGCTTTCGCAGCAACTGACGGTGCTGCGCGAGGCCGGCTTCGTGGCAACGCGGCGTGACGCCAAGCATGTCTTCTACCGGCTGACGGACGACAAGGCCGCGCGGCTGGTGATGGCGCTCTACGACATCTTCTGCGGTGAGGACAGGAAATGA
- a CDS encoding MBL fold metallo-hydrolase, producing MPAATTSRPDVKGFYEERTGSIQYVVSDPLTKRCVIIDPVLDFDEKSGATATVQADRILDYVAAKGLTVEWILDTHPHADHLSAAAYLKEKTGAPTGIGSEVVRVQRLWKGIYNLPELETDGSQWDHLFADGERFSVGSIGGYVIYSPGHTLASITYVIGDAAFVHDTIFMPDSGTARADFPGGDARQLWRSISRILALPEETRLFTGHDYQPDGREARWESTVGEEKRSNPHLAGMNEDGFVELREARDKTLPMPKLILHALLVNIRAGRLPEPESNGARYLKFPLNALQGAAWD from the coding sequence ATGCCTGCAGCAACGACTTCGAGGCCGGATGTCAAAGGCTTTTACGAGGAGCGTACGGGCAGCATCCAATATGTGGTTTCGGATCCGCTGACCAAGCGCTGCGTCATCATCGACCCGGTGCTCGACTTCGACGAGAAGTCGGGCGCGACCGCGACGGTGCAGGCGGACCGGATCCTCGACTACGTGGCCGCAAAGGGGCTGACGGTCGAATGGATCCTCGATACCCATCCCCATGCCGACCACCTCTCGGCCGCCGCCTATCTGAAGGAAAAGACCGGTGCGCCGACCGGGATCGGTTCGGAGGTGGTGCGTGTTCAGAGGCTTTGGAAGGGCATCTATAATTTGCCCGAACTCGAAACGGACGGGTCGCAATGGGACCACCTCTTCGCCGACGGGGAGCGCTTTTCGGTCGGCTCGATCGGTGGGTACGTCATCTATTCGCCGGGTCACACGCTCGCCTCGATCACTTATGTGATCGGCGATGCCGCCTTCGTGCACGACACGATTTTCATGCCGGACAGCGGCACGGCGCGTGCGGATTTTCCCGGTGGCGATGCGCGGCAATTGTGGCGCTCGATCAGCAGGATCCTTGCCCTGCCGGAGGAAACCCGCCTCTTCACCGGGCATGATTATCAGCCGGACGGCCGCGAGGCGCGCTGGGAGAGCACGGTCGGCGAGGAGAAGCGCTCCAATCCGCATCTTGCCGGCATGAACGAAGATGGCTTCGTGGAATTGCGCGAGGCGCGCGACAAGACGCTGCCGATGCCTAAGCTGATCCTGCATGCGCTGCTGGTGAATATACGCGCCGGACGCCTGCCGGAACCGGAGTCGAACGGTGCCCGCTATCTGAAGTTTCCCCTCAACGCGCTGCAGGGCGCGGCATGGGACTGA
- the cobT gene encoding nicotinate-nucleotide--dimethylbenzimidazole phosphoribosyltransferase gives MSASGLPFDDFRELLRNLPGPDTTALVAARERDAQLTKPPGALGRLEEIAFWLAAWTGRSPAVNRPLVAIFAGNHGVTRQGVTPFPSSVTAQMVENFAAGGAAINQICISHDLGLKVFDLALEYPTGDITEEAALSERDCAATMAFGMEAIAGGTDLLCIGEMGIGNTTIAAAINLGLYGGSAEEWVGPGTGSDGEILQRKVAAVERAVALHRDHLSDPLELLRRLGGREIAAMAGAILAARMQKVPVIIDGYVATAAAAVLKAANPSALDHCLIGHVSAEPGHIRAIEKLGKTPLLALGMRLGEGTGAALAAGIVKAAAACHGGMATFAQAGVSNKS, from the coding sequence ATGAGTGCCAGCGGCCTGCCGTTTGATGATTTCCGCGAATTGTTGCGCAACCTGCCGGGACCGGACACGACGGCGCTCGTGGCGGCGCGCGAGCGGGATGCGCAGCTGACGAAACCGCCGGGCGCGCTTGGTCGACTCGAGGAAATCGCCTTCTGGCTCGCCGCCTGGACGGGCCGTTCCCCGGCCGTCAATCGGCCGCTGGTCGCGATCTTTGCCGGCAATCACGGCGTCACAAGGCAGGGCGTGACGCCGTTTCCGTCATCCGTGACGGCGCAGATGGTCGAGAATTTCGCTGCCGGCGGCGCGGCCATCAATCAGATCTGCATCAGTCATGATCTCGGTTTGAAGGTCTTCGACCTGGCGCTGGAATATCCGACCGGTGACATCACCGAAGAGGCGGCGCTTTCCGAGCGCGATTGCGCCGCGACCATGGCCTTCGGCATGGAGGCGATCGCCGGCGGCACGGACCTGCTTTGCATCGGCGAGATGGGCATCGGCAACACGACGATTGCCGCCGCCATCAATCTCGGCCTCTATGGTGGCAGTGCGGAGGAGTGGGTGGGACCGGGTACCGGCTCGGACGGAGAGATCCTGCAGCGCAAGGTCGCGGCGGTCGAGAGGGCTGTGGCACTCCACCGCGACCATCTCTCCGATCCGCTCGAACTGTTGCGCCGGCTCGGCGGACGGGAGATCGCGGCCATGGCGGGCGCCATCCTCGCCGCGCGCATGCAGAAGGTTCCGGTGATCATCGACGGCTATGTCGCCACGGCCGCGGCGGCCGTCCTCAAGGCGGCCAACCCGTCGGCGCTCGACCATTGCCTGATCGGCCATGTGTCGGCGGAACCCGGGCACATCCGCGCCATCGAGAAACTCGGCAAGACGCCGCTGCTCGCGCTCGGCATGCGGCTTGGCGAGGGCACGGGCGCGGCACTCGCCGCCGGCATCGTCAAGGCGGCTGCGGCTTGCCATGGCGGCATGGCGACCTTCGCGCAGGCCGGCGTCAGCAACAAGAGCTGA
- a CDS encoding ABC transporter ATP-binding protein, with translation MAPIVSVSNLSKTYASGFQALKGVSLDIEEGEILALLGPNGAGKTTLISIICGIVNPSGGKVAVNGFDVVRDFRQTRAMIGLVPQELTTDAFETVWNTVSFSRGLHGKKPDPVHIEKVLKDLSLWDKKDNMLRELSGGMKRRVLIAKALSHEPRVLFLDEPTAGVDVSLRKSMWEVVERLRASGVTIILTTHYIEEAEEIADRIAVINGGEILLVEEKAALMTKLGRKQLRVDLAQPIDEVPETLSSYSLSLRENGQCLIYDYDTSAERTGITALLAALSEAGIRLRDISTRQSSLEDIFVEIVEAGQ, from the coding sequence ATGGCGCCTATTGTTTCCGTTTCGAACCTTTCGAAAACCTATGCTTCCGGCTTTCAGGCGCTGAAAGGCGTCAGCCTCGACATTGAAGAGGGTGAAATTCTGGCTTTGCTCGGACCGAACGGTGCCGGCAAGACGACCCTGATCTCGATCATCTGCGGCATCGTCAATCCAAGCGGAGGCAAGGTGGCCGTCAATGGCTTCGATGTGGTGCGCGACTTCCGCCAGACGCGGGCGATGATCGGGCTGGTGCCGCAGGAATTGACGACGGACGCCTTCGAGACCGTATGGAACACCGTTTCCTTCTCGCGCGGGCTCCACGGCAAGAAGCCCGATCCCGTCCATATCGAAAAGGTGCTGAAGGATCTGTCGCTATGGGACAAGAAGGACAACATGCTGCGCGAACTCTCGGGCGGCATGAAGCGGCGCGTGCTGATCGCCAAGGCGCTGTCGCACGAGCCGCGCGTGCTCTTCCTAGACGAGCCGACCGCCGGCGTCGACGTCAGCCTGCGCAAGAGCATGTGGGAGGTCGTGGAAAGGTTGCGTGCCTCGGGCGTGACCATCATTCTGACGACGCACTACATCGAGGAGGCGGAGGAGATCGCCGACCGCATCGCGGTCATCAATGGTGGCGAGATCCTGCTGGTGGAAGAGAAGGCGGCGCTGATGACGAAGCTCGGCCGCAAGCAATTGCGGGTCGATCTCGCGCAGCCGATCGACGAGGTCCCCGAAACGCTGTCGTCCTACAGTCTATCGCTCCGGGAAAATGGACAGTGCCTGATCTACGACTATGACACCAGCGCCGAGCGGACCGGAATCACCGCCTTGCTGGCGGCGCTTTCGGAGGCCGGCATCAGGCTCCGGGATATTTCGACGCGCCAGAGTTCGCTCGAGGATATTTTCGTGGAGATCGTGGAGGCGGGGCAATGA
- a CDS encoding diacylglycerol kinase: protein MDAKNTTPQSGPTGRVHKHTGVRHLFAAASYSLGGAKRLIGEAAFRHELIAFAAAMVAFVIAGANLFQYVAMAILFLLMMAFEAINTAIEEIVDRVSPEISEMGKHAKDLGSFACLCLIVANATYAFYVVFLARLLG, encoded by the coding sequence ATGGACGCCAAGAATACCACCCCCCAGAGCGGCCCGACCGGCCGCGTTCACAAGCACACCGGCGTCCGGCATCTCTTTGCCGCGGCCAGCTATTCGCTCGGCGGCGCGAAGCGGCTGATCGGCGAGGCGGCCTTCCGGCACGAGCTCATCGCCTTTGCCGCTGCCATGGTCGCTTTCGTCATCGCCGGTGCGAATCTCTTTCAATACGTCGCGATGGCGATCCTGTTCCTGCTGATGATGGCCTTCGAGGCGATCAATACGGCAATCGAGGAGATCGTCGACCGCGTTTCGCCCGAAATCTCGGAAATGGGCAAGCACGCCAAGGACCTCGGCTCCTTCGCCTGCCTCTGTCTGATCGTGGCCAATGCCACCTATGCCTTTTACGTGGTGTTTTTGGCTCGGCTCCTGGGCTGA
- a CDS encoding sulfite exporter TauE/SafE family protein: MAAGMMAAIASGGLVGFSLGLLGGGGSILAVPLLIYVVGVGGTHVAIGTSALAVSASALANFAGHARAGHVWWRCAIVFALVGTVGALVASSVAKTVDGEKLLFLFGLVMVAVGLAMLWPRRAAKAEPRPVDARMCWLTAAVALATGALSGFFGIGGGLLIVPGLIAATGMPMINAIGSSLLAISAFGLATALNYAASGFVNWTVAAEFIGGGVLGGAAGIMAARRMSSRKGVLNRLFAVLVLCVAGYVLLKGTGAA; the protein is encoded by the coding sequence GTGGCAGCGGGTATGATGGCGGCCATCGCCTCCGGAGGGCTTGTCGGGTTTTCGCTGGGACTGCTCGGGGGCGGGGGCTCGATCCTCGCCGTGCCGCTCCTCATCTACGTGGTCGGCGTCGGCGGAACGCATGTGGCGATCGGCACGAGCGCTCTTGCCGTTTCGGCGAGCGCGCTGGCGAACTTTGCCGGTCACGCGCGAGCCGGACACGTTTGGTGGCGCTGCGCCATTGTTTTCGCTCTCGTCGGCACAGTGGGCGCGCTTGTCGCATCCTCCGTGGCCAAGACGGTCGACGGCGAAAAGCTGCTCTTCCTCTTCGGTCTCGTCATGGTCGCTGTCGGCCTCGCCATGCTGTGGCCGCGGCGCGCGGCGAAGGCTGAGCCGCGTCCGGTCGATGCGCGTATGTGCTGGCTGACGGCGGCCGTGGCTCTGGCGACGGGCGCGCTCTCCGGCTTCTTCGGCATAGGCGGCGGTCTCCTGATCGTGCCGGGGCTGATTGCCGCGACCGGAATGCCGATGATCAATGCGATCGGCTCGTCGCTTCTTGCGATCAGCGCCTTCGGCCTGGCGACGGCGCTGAATTATGCCGCGTCCGGCTTCGTGAATTGGACGGTTGCCGCGGAATTCATCGGCGGCGGCGTTCTCGGCGGTGCTGCCGGCATCATGGCGGCCCGGCGGATGTCGTCGCGCAAGGGCGTTCTCAACCGCCTTTTCGCGGTACTGGTATTGTGCGTTGCCGGTTACGTTCTGCTGAAGGGCACGGGCGCTGCCTGA